One Triticum dicoccoides isolate Atlit2015 ecotype Zavitan chromosome 5B, WEW_v2.0, whole genome shotgun sequence genomic window carries:
- the LOC119308133 gene encoding myb-related protein 308-like, protein MGRSPCCEKAHTNKGAWTKEEDQRLIAHIKAHGEGCWRSLPKAAGLLRCGKSCRLRWINYLRPDLKRGNFTDEEDELIIKLHEFLGNKWSLIAGRLPGRTDNEIKNYWNTHVKRKLLARGVDPQTHRPLNAGTAAVQGIHTPSSPAVASGASPHQLAGGSSCSPDASGHSSDADDSVSLPPSLAGNLGVGMIDLNLSISPPCQPPLSREADGVLRTGYSEREKICLCLNRLGLHGGEGCSCVGSSSSSSLHPASSGVLQFLDASLFRDPKVQ, encoded by the exons ATGGGGAGATCGCCGTGCTGCGAGAAGGCGCACACCAACAAGGGCGCCTGGACCAAGGAGGAGGATCAGCGGCTCATCGCCCACATCAAGGCCCATGGAGAAGGGTGCTGGAGATCGCTCCCCAAAGCAGCAG GGTTGCTGCGTTGTGGAAAGAGCTGCCGGCTGCGGTGGATCAACTACCTGAGGCCGGACCTTAAGCGCGGCAATTTCACCGACGAGGAGGACGAGCTCATCATCAAGCTTCACGAGTTCCTCGGAAACAA GTGGTCGCTGATCGCCGGGAGGCTGCCGGGGAGGACGGACAACGAGATCAAGAACTACTGGAACACGCACGTCAAGCGCAAGCTCCTCGCCCGCGGCGTCGACCCGCAGACCCACCGCCCGCTCAATGCTGGCACTGCCGCCGTGCAGGGGATACACACGCCTTCGTCCCCCGCCGTGGCGAGCGGCGCCAGCCCCCACCAGCTCGCGGGCGGCTCCAGCTGCTCGCCCGATGCCAGCGGCCACAGCAGCGACGCCGACGACAGCGTGTCCTTGCCGCCGTCATTGGCGGGGAACCTCGGCGTGGGCATGATCGACCTGAACCTGTCCATAAGCCCGCCCTGCCAGCCGCCCCTAAGCCGAGAAGCGGATGGTGTGCTTAGGACGGGATACTCGGAGAGGGAGAAAATATGCTTGTGCTTGAACCGGCTGGGGTTGCACGGCGGCGAGGGGTGCAGCTGTGTCGgttcatcgtcttcttcttccttgcaccCGGCGAGCTCCGGAGTGTTACAATTCCTTGATGCCTCGCTCTTCAGAGATCCTAAAGTACAGTAG